The genomic segment TCGTGGCCGGGCATCCCGTCCGGCTGTACGACGCCGTACCCGGGCGGGCCGCAGAGGCCGCAGAGGGCATCGCCGCGCGCCTCGGCCGGCTGGTGGAGAAGGGGCGCATGACGCCCGCCGGCCGCGACGCGGCCCGTGCCCGCCTCACCCCCGCCGCCGGGATCGCCGAACTCGCCGACGCCGCACTGGTCGTGGAGGCCGTCGCCGAGGACGCCGAGGTCAAGCGGGGCCTCTTCACGGCCCTGGAGGAGGTCGTCGCGGACGACTGCCTGCTGGCGACCAACACCTCCTCGCTCTCCGTCACCGCCGTGGCGGGCGCCCTGCGGCGGCCGGGCCGCTTCCTCGGACTGCACTTCTTCAACCCGGCGCCGCTGCTGCCGCTCGTCGAGGTCGTCAGCGGCTTCGCCACCGACGCCTCGGCGGCCGACCGCGCGTACGCCACGGCCGCCGCCTGGGGGAAGACCCCGGTGCGCTGCACGGACACCCCCGGCTTCATCGTGAACCGGGTCGCGCGCCCGTTCTACGCCGAGGCGTTCCGGGTGTACGAGGAGCGGGCCGCCGACCCGGCCACCGTCGACGCCGTCCTGCGCGAGTCCGGCGGCTTCCGGATGGGCCCCTTCGAACTGACCGACCTCATCGGCCAGGACGTCAACGAGGCCGTCACCCGCTCCGTGTGGGAGTCCTTCTTCCGGGACCCCAGGTTCACGCCCTCCCTCGCCCAGCGGCGGCTGGTGCAGTCCGGGCTGCACGGCCGCAAGACCGGCCGCGGCTGGTACGCGTACGGCGAGGACGCCGAGCGGCCCGCCCCGCACACCGCGCCGCCGTGCGAGGCCCCCGCCGAGGTCACGGTCCACGGTGATCTCGGCCCGGCCGCGCCGCTGCCCGGGCTGATCGAGGAGGCCGGCATCGGGATCACCCGCGGCGGGGCCGCCCGCGCCGGGGCCGGATTCATCGCCCTGCCCGGCGGCACCCGGCTCGCCTTGACCGACGGCTCCCCGGCGACCACCGACGAGGCCGGCACGTACATCAAGTTCGACCTGGCGCTGGACTACCGCACCGCGACCCGTATCGCGCTCGCCCCCTCCGAGCGGGCCGATCCGGAGGCGGTCGCGGCGGCCATCGGGCTGTTCCAGGCGCTGGGCAAGCAGGTCGGCGTGGTCGGTGACGTGCCCGGCCTGATCGTCGCCCGCACGGTCGCCCTGCTCGTGGACTTCGCCGCTGACGCGGTGGGCCGCGGGGTGGCGAGCGCCGAGGACACCGACACCGCCCTGCGGCTGGGCGTCAACTACCCCCGGGGGCCGCTGGAGTGGGGCGACGCGCTGGGCGCCGGCTGGGTGCGGGATGTCCTGCTGAACCTCCACCGGGTGTACCCCACCGGCCGCTACGCCCCGTCCCCGTACCTGCTCCGCCGGGCCGCCGCCGGACAGAACCTGCTTGAATCGTGACCATGGCCAAGCGCGACACCTACACGCCCGAATCGCTCCTCGCGGTCGCCGTCGGGGTGTTCAACGAGCGCGGTTACGACGGCACCTCCATGGAGCACCTCTCGCGGGCCGCGGGGATCTCCAAGTCGTCGATCTACCACCATGTGCGCGGCAAGGAGGAGCTGCTGCGGCTGGCCATAAGCCGGGCGCTGGACGGTCTCTTCGCCGTGCTCGACGAACCGGGCGCCCGGGAGGGCCGGGCGGTGGAGCGGCTGGAGCACGTGACCCGGCGCACCGCCGAGGTGCTGATGGCGGAGCTCCCCTACGTCACCCTGCTGCTGCGGGTGCGCGGCAACACGGGCACCGAGCGCTGGGCCATGGAACGCCGCCGGGAGTTCGACCAGCGGGTCGCGGCCCTGCTGAAGCAGGCGGCGGCGGACGGCGACCTGCGCGAGGACGTCGACGCACGGCTCGCCACCCGCCTCCTCTTCGGCATGATCAACTCCATCGCCGAGTGGTACCGCCCGGACGGCGGCGGGGCGGCCGAGCGCGAGCGGGTCGCGGACGCGGTGGTGCTGCTGGCCTTCGGCGGTCTGCGCACCTCCTGAACGGTGCGCACCGGCCGGGCCCTCACGGCTCCGGGCCCAGGTCCGTCTCCTCGAAGACCAGCAGGGTGCGGGTGCTGAGCACCTCCGGGATCGACTGGATCTTCGTGAGTACCAGCTCCCGCAGCGCCCGGTTGTCCTCGGTGTGCACCAGCAGCAGCACGTCGAAGTCCCCGCTGACCAGGGCGATGTGGGCAGCACCCGGCAGTTCCTGCAGCTGTTCGCGGACCCGGCGCCAGGAGTTCTGCACGATCTTGAGGGTGATGTACGCGGACGCGCCCTGGCCGGCCCGCTCCTGGTCGACCCGGGCGCTGAAGCCGCGGATCACGCCGTCCTCGATGAGGCGGTTGATGCGGGCGTAGGCGTTGGCGCGCGAGACGTGCACCTGCTCGGCGACGGACCGTATGGAGGCACGGCCGTCCGCGCGCAGGATCTGCAGGATGTCGCGGTCGATGGAGTCGAGCGGCCGTGCGGGAGGTCTGGGCTCGTCATCGGCGGCCATCTGTTCAGCCGGCATTTCCCTGCGCCACCCCCTCTTGGACGTCCTGTACACATCCCACGGTGTGGAAAACCGTTTGTCCACAGGCTGGGGCCACCTGTAGCCAAACTGTGCCGACGGACCGAACAATCGGTAGGTGGAGTCCACCCCGCTCCGCTCCCGAAGCCGCCCGCCCCCCGGCGCATCCCGCCGGGGCAGTTCAGGAGGTGTTCGTCCATGACGGTCCTGCAGCAGACCGCCGCGTCCCGCCGGCCGGTCCCGCCGCCCGCCTGGCGGCCCCGCACCGATCCCGCCCCCCTGCTGCCGGACCAGGAGCCGTTCCGCGTGCTGGGCACGCCCGCGGCCCGCGACGCCGACCCGGCGCTGCTGAAGCGCCTCTACGCCGCCCTCGTGCTCGGCCGCCGCTACAACACGCAGGCCACGGCCCTCACCCGGCAGGGCCGGCTCGCCGTCTACCCGTCCAGCACCGGCCAGGAGGCGTGCGAGGTCGCCGCCGGGCAGGTGCTGGCCGAGCGCGACTGGCTCTTCCCCAGCTACCGCGACACCCTCGCCGCCGTGTCCCGCGGTCTCGACCCGGTCCGGGCCCTGACCCTGCTGCGCGGCGACTGGCACACCGGCTACGACCCCCGCGAGCACCGGGTGGCCCCGCTCTCCACCCCGCTCGCCACCCAGCTCCCGCACGCCGTTGGCCTGGCGCACGCCGCCCGCCTCAAGGGGGACGACGTCGTGGCGCTCGCCATGGTCGGCGACGGCGGCACCAGCGAGGGCGACTTCCACGAGGCGCTGAACTTCGCTGCCGTCTGGCGGGCCCCGGTCGTCTTCCTCGTCCAGAACAACGGCTTCGCCATCTCCGTACCGCTCGCCAAGCAGACCGCG from the Streptomyces xinghaiensis S187 genome contains:
- a CDS encoding 3-hydroxyacyl-CoA dehydrogenase, yielding MTAAEPTPAPGGKARPDSVRPSGDAAPAPATAQATAPLGTDRTVAVVGTGTMGAGIAQVALVAGHPVRLYDAVPGRAAEAAEGIAARLGRLVEKGRMTPAGRDAARARLTPAAGIAELADAALVVEAVAEDAEVKRGLFTALEEVVADDCLLATNTSSLSVTAVAGALRRPGRFLGLHFFNPAPLLPLVEVVSGFATDASAADRAYATAAAWGKTPVRCTDTPGFIVNRVARPFYAEAFRVYEERAADPATVDAVLRESGGFRMGPFELTDLIGQDVNEAVTRSVWESFFRDPRFTPSLAQRRLVQSGLHGRKTGRGWYAYGEDAERPAPHTAPPCEAPAEVTVHGDLGPAAPLPGLIEEAGIGITRGGAARAGAGFIALPGGTRLALTDGSPATTDEAGTYIKFDLALDYRTATRIALAPSERADPEAVAAAIGLFQALGKQVGVVGDVPGLIVARTVALLVDFAADAVGRGVASAEDTDTALRLGVNYPRGPLEWGDALGAGWVRDVLLNLHRVYPTGRYAPSPYLLRRAAAGQNLLES
- a CDS encoding TetR/AcrR family transcriptional regulator; translated protein: MTMAKRDTYTPESLLAVAVGVFNERGYDGTSMEHLSRAAGISKSSIYHHVRGKEELLRLAISRALDGLFAVLDEPGAREGRAVERLEHVTRRTAEVLMAELPYVTLLLRVRGNTGTERWAMERRREFDQRVAALLKQAAADGDLREDVDARLATRLLFGMINSIAEWYRPDGGGAAERERVADAVVLLAFGGLRTS
- a CDS encoding Lrp/AsnC family transcriptional regulator, whose amino-acid sequence is MPAEQMAADDEPRPPARPLDSIDRDILQILRADGRASIRSVAEQVHVSRANAYARINRLIEDGVIRGFSARVDQERAGQGASAYITLKIVQNSWRRVREQLQELPGAAHIALVSGDFDVLLLVHTEDNRALRELVLTKIQSIPEVLSTRTLLVFEETDLGPEP
- the pdhA gene encoding pyruvate dehydrogenase (acetyl-transferring) E1 component subunit alpha — translated: MTVLQQTAASRRPVPPPAWRPRTDPAPLLPDQEPFRVLGTPAARDADPALLKRLYAALVLGRRYNTQATALTRQGRLAVYPSSTGQEACEVAAGQVLAERDWLFPSYRDTLAAVSRGLDPVRALTLLRGDWHTGYDPREHRVAPLSTPLATQLPHAVGLAHAARLKGDDVVALAMVGDGGTSEGDFHEALNFAAVWRAPVVFLVQNNGFAISVPLAKQTAAPSLAHKGVGYGIPGRLVDGNDAAAVHTVLDEAVRRARSGGGPTLVEAVTYRMEAHTNADDATRYREADEVETWRGHDPIALLERELREAGQLGDADVAAAREAAEEMAAGLRARMNEEPVTDPMDLFAHVYARRTSQLREQAEQLRAELDAAEETERTDGTEQTGQTEQTEQTGEDHR